In Vicia villosa cultivar HV-30 ecotype Madison, WI unplaced genomic scaffold, Vvil1.0 ctg.000197F_1_1, whole genome shotgun sequence, one genomic interval encodes:
- the LOC131625266 gene encoding uncharacterized protein LOC131625266, which produces MIYGLVLFPNIPNFVDLTAICLFMDQNPVPTLLADTYYAVHSRYGTKGAVGGCLPLLYEWFTSHLPKSGPFVTTRDSQKWPQRIMGLTANDIVWYHLGKGIEEVITRCGSFDNVPLIGTKGVINYNPRLALRQLGFALKDKPLDKEIFESVCFKKGADPEGLEKVKSAWNSIHTDDRTSLGGKNAIAKQAYTDWVKDRVKERLLPFPKVKPLYEQPPEVLTATVPAEDYTQVHVENIRLREKGEDAKIEVQKRTRTERGEKATAIIVEDNEEIIKKAIKEAEEKLKQKYREDLKACKLQLEKETKYQLRTMKKKLEDEITQRIAVETQLKGSHLRSARLTEENVKLRDQMASMENAPEKDYLPEWMIKVLKYLWVNP; this is translated from the exons atgatctatggtttggtgttgttcccgaATATCCCGAATTTCGTCGATCTCACTGCCATTTGCCTCTTTATGGATCAAAACCCCGTGCCTACTCTCTTGGCAGATACTTACTATGCTGTTCATTCCAGGTATGGGACGAAGGGAGCAGTGGGAGGCTGTTTACCGTTGTTGTATGAGTGGTTCACTTCACACTTGCCTAAAAGTGGACCGTTTGTCACAACAAGAGACTCacagaaatggcctcaaaggatcatggggcttacggCGAATGACATCGTTTGGTACCACCTTGGGAAAGGGATAGAGGAAGTTATTACTAGATGTGGTAGTTTTGACAATGTTCCCCTCATAGGAACAAAGGGAGTTATCAATTACAATCCGAGGCTAGCGCTGCGCCAGTTGGGTTTTGCGCTAAAGGACAAGCCGTTAGACAAGGAAATATTTGAATCTGTTTGCTTTAAGAAAGGGGCTGATCCAGAGGGTTTAGAAAAAGTGAAGAGCGCCTGGAATAGTATTCATACAGATGACCGAACTTCCTTAGGAGGGAAGAATGCCATTGCTAAACAAGCCTACACTGATTGGGTGAAAGATAGAGTCAAGGAGCGCCtattgcctttcccgaaggttaaaccATTGTATGAACAACCACCTGAAGTTTTAACTGCCACTGTGCCAGCTGAAGACTATACCCAGGTACATGTGGAAAACATCCGGTTGCGTGAGAAAGGGGAAGATGCTAAGATAGA agttcaaaagaggacTAGAACTGAAAGGGGTGAAAAAGCTACCGCTATCATTGTCGAGGATAACGAGGAGATCATAAAAAAGGCCataaaagaggcagaagagaagcTCAAGCAAAAGTACAGAGAAGACTTGAAGGCCTGCAAGCTCCAGTTAGAAAAAGAGACCAAATATCAGCTGAGGActatgaaaaagaaactggaagatgAGATTACTCAGAGAATAGCAGTCGAGACAcagctgaaaggaagtcacctccgctccgctcgactaacagaagagaatgtCAAGCTCAGAGATCAAATGGCAAGTATGGAGAATGCACCTGAGaaagattatctcccagaat GGATGATTAAAGTTCTTAAGTATTTGTGGGTGAATCCTTGA